In one Sphingobacterium daejeonense genomic region, the following are encoded:
- a CDS encoding histone H1: MENYTKLKELVASIEADAEKFFNNGNSAAGTRVRKGLQEIKTLAQEIRNEVTSKKNDSKK, translated from the coding sequence ATGGAAAACTACACTAAATTAAAAGAGCTAGTAGCTTCAATCGAAGCTGACGCAGAAAAATTCTTCAATAACGGAAACTCTGCTGCAGGAACACGTGTTCGTAAAGGGTTACAAGAAATCAAAACTTTAGCTCAAGAAATTCGTAACGAAGTTACTTCAAAGAAAAACGATTCTAAGAAATAA
- a CDS encoding SDR family oxidoreductase codes for MDKLMNQKNRVLLTGSNGFLGQKFTDLVLQRKNIELCCTSNSENRNPNNIGYEFIKLDLLDFEGLERLIHRFQPTHIVHTAAMTSVEACEMDPVYCQELNVHVVSKIAALCKQEDIHLTFLSTDFVFDGENGPYDELSATNPRNAYGQSKLDAEQAVIESGCRATILRTILVYGIIADKNRSNLVLWAKSKLENKEAIKVVSDQWRMPTWVDDLAMACLLSIDKNAEGIYHISSDKMYTILEAVEELADYWNFDKSLISAISAAEIGQAENRPRKTGFILDKAKKDLGFTPTPFKTTLAAIEQQFKYFRK; via the coding sequence ATGGACAAATTAATGAATCAAAAAAATCGAGTTCTACTGACTGGTTCTAATGGCTTTTTAGGACAGAAATTTACTGATTTGGTTCTTCAACGGAAAAACATTGAACTCTGCTGTACTTCCAATTCTGAAAACCGAAATCCAAATAATATAGGATACGAGTTTATAAAATTGGATTTATTGGACTTCGAAGGATTAGAACGTTTAATCCACAGGTTTCAACCAACCCATATTGTCCATACTGCTGCAATGACAAGTGTAGAAGCTTGTGAAATGGATCCTGTTTACTGTCAAGAATTGAATGTACATGTTGTTTCGAAAATAGCTGCACTATGTAAACAGGAGGATATTCACTTGACCTTTCTCTCCACGGACTTTGTGTTTGACGGCGAAAACGGCCCCTATGACGAACTATCTGCCACCAACCCAAGGAATGCCTATGGTCAGAGCAAATTGGACGCTGAACAAGCCGTAATCGAATCTGGCTGTCGGGCAACTATATTGCGAACCATATTGGTTTACGGAATTATTGCTGATAAAAACCGTTCAAATTTAGTTTTATGGGCAAAGTCTAAGTTGGAGAACAAGGAGGCTATAAAGGTTGTTTCAGACCAATGGAGAATGCCTACATGGGTAGATGACCTTGCCATGGCTTGTCTACTTTCTATTGATAAAAATGCTGAAGGTATTTATCATATTTCAAGCGACAAGATGTATACCATATTAGAGGCTGTTGAAGAATTAGCAGATTACTGGAATTTTGACAAATCATTGATCAGTGCTATCAGTGCCGCAGAAATTGGACAAGCAGAAAACAGACCGCGAAAAACAGGTTTTATTCTAGATAAAGCAAAAAAGGATTTAGGATTTACACCTACTCCATTTAAAACAACATTAGCCGCTATCGAACAACAATTTAAATACTTTAGAAAATAA
- a CDS encoding acyl-CoA thioesterase produces MQDKYARESYTEMNELVLPNDTNTFGNLMGGRLLYWMDICSAMAAQKHCNNQVVTVSVDNVSFKRSIKLGEVVTIEAQVTRAFNTSVEVRMEIFAQNLPQGTKVKSNEAYYTFVSIDEENKPKPIPKLIPESDKEKTLYDEAMQRRELRLLLAGKLKPENATEIKNLVNLFEHKS; encoded by the coding sequence ATGCAAGATAAATACGCAAGGGAGTCCTATACGGAGATGAATGAATTGGTTCTTCCCAATGATACAAATACCTTTGGCAATCTAATGGGTGGAAGACTATTGTATTGGATGGATATCTGTTCGGCAATGGCCGCTCAAAAACATTGCAACAATCAAGTTGTCACAGTTTCTGTTGACAATGTTTCCTTTAAACGTTCGATAAAATTGGGTGAGGTTGTTACCATTGAGGCACAAGTGACCCGAGCATTTAATACTTCTGTAGAAGTCAGAATGGAAATTTTTGCTCAGAATCTTCCTCAAGGAACTAAAGTTAAGTCTAACGAGGCTTACTATACATTTGTTTCCATTGATGAAGAAAATAAGCCAAAACCTATTCCAAAATTGATCCCGGAATCCGACAAAGAAAAGACTTTGTATGATGAAGCTATGCAACGCAGGGAATTGCGTTTACTGTTAGCAGGAAAATTAAAACCTGAAAATGCAACGGAGATCAAAAATCTAGTTAATTTATTTGAGCATAAATCTTAA
- a CDS encoding GLPGLI family protein — translation MKNFISTIILVILTIGIANAQYAFFPEQGSITYDKTVHVKNLMRRHIQTLKDGDFSKKYFEEMMSKVPETAVLTKKLNFNADAISVEPVEKDQPQMVSNLLRMGLLDYGAKLYQNFDKNESLLTMEMGGSQINIKDSLTNVKWKITNEYRNIAGYDCRRANGVTLDSVYVVAFYTDQIPTPGAPSTVHGLPGMILGLVVPEQHFNIYATKVEMTATTVDSNIFKKKADVYTRQQTKDRMKEIFGRWMTDKQFGLIMAAIFL, via the coding sequence ATGAAAAACTTTATATCGACGATAATACTAGTAATATTAACCATAGGAATAGCCAATGCACAGTATGCATTCTTTCCAGAACAAGGTAGTATTACATATGACAAAACAGTTCACGTTAAGAACTTAATGCGCAGGCACATTCAAACATTAAAAGACGGTGATTTTTCCAAAAAATATTTTGAGGAAATGATGTCTAAGGTTCCTGAAACTGCCGTGTTGACCAAAAAATTGAACTTCAATGCTGATGCAATTAGTGTGGAACCAGTAGAAAAAGATCAACCGCAAATGGTTTCCAATTTATTGAGAATGGGATTATTGGATTATGGAGCAAAATTGTACCAGAACTTCGATAAAAATGAGTCGTTATTGACGATGGAAATGGGAGGATCCCAGATCAACATTAAAGACTCCCTGACAAACGTAAAGTGGAAAATCACCAATGAGTACCGCAACATTGCCGGATACGATTGTAGAAGGGCTAATGGGGTTACATTGGACTCCGTTTATGTGGTTGCTTTCTACACAGACCAAATTCCAACCCCAGGAGCGCCAAGTACCGTTCATGGCTTGCCAGGAATGATCTTGGGACTGGTTGTTCCTGAGCAACATTTCAATATTTATGCAACGAAGGTGGAAATGACAGCGACAACTGTAGATTCAAATATTTTCAAAAAGAAGGCTGATGTGTATACAAGGCAACAGACCAAAGATAGGATGAAGGAAATATTTGGCCGTTGGATGACCGACAAACAATTTGGGTTGATTATGGCAGCTATATTCTTGTAG
- a CDS encoding S46 family peptidase — MKKLLLLCVLTLVSTFSFADEGMWFLMHLKRLNEADMQKKGLQLTAEEIYSINNSSLKDAIVQFNGGCTAEIVSGTGLVFTNHHCGYGAIAELSTPENDHLTNGFWAKNYAEELKPKSLFVRFFVRMDDVSKRILGLVNDKMSEKEREKVINQEIAKIQQENSENGKYVVSVRPFYNGNEYYYFVYQDFTDVRLVGTPPNSIGKFGGDTDNWECHAIRVTSRSLESMLTKMVTLQSILRTMFR; from the coding sequence ATGAAAAAACTATTATTATTATGTGTGCTTACATTAGTTAGTACATTCTCATTTGCAGATGAGGGCATGTGGTTCTTGATGCACTTAAAGCGTCTGAACGAAGCTGACATGCAAAAGAAAGGCTTACAGTTAACTGCTGAAGAAATCTACAGCATCAACAACTCCAGCTTAAAAGATGCTATTGTTCAATTCAATGGCGGTTGTACAGCTGAAATCGTATCGGGTACAGGATTAGTATTTACAAACCATCACTGTGGTTATGGTGCAATCGCAGAATTATCCACACCTGAAAATGACCATTTAACAAATGGTTTTTGGGCGAAAAACTATGCAGAAGAGCTAAAACCGAAATCATTGTTCGTTCGCTTTTTTGTTCGTATGGATGATGTTTCGAAACGCATCTTAGGATTAGTAAATGATAAAATGTCCGAAAAAGAGCGTGAAAAAGTAATCAACCAAGAGATTGCTAAAATCCAACAAGAGAATAGTGAAAACGGGAAATATGTAGTTTCAGTTCGTCCATTCTATAATGGAAATGAATATTACTATTTCGTTTATCAAGATTTCACTGACGTTCGTTTAGTTGGTACCCCTCCAAACAGCATTGGTAAATTTGGTGGTGATACTGACAACTGGGAATGCCACGCCATACGGGTGACTTCTCGATCTTTAGAGTCTATGCTGACAAAGATGGTAACCCTGCAGAGTATTCTAAGGACAATGTTCCGTTAA
- the gldC gene encoding gliding motility protein GldC, translated as MKKAEIKLQIELDDKNVPETIQWSSTDGQTAEELPAKALFLALWDAQYKNSLRIDLWTKDMPYDEMKRFFYETLQTMGDSFLRSSGGDPMAEKIIADLRDYCAHYADKMEILEQQN; from the coding sequence ATGAAGAAAGCAGAAATCAAACTCCAAATTGAGTTGGATGATAAGAATGTACCTGAGACAATTCAATGGTCATCTACAGACGGGCAGACGGCAGAAGAACTTCCAGCGAAAGCTTTGTTTTTGGCTCTTTGGGATGCGCAATATAAAAATTCATTGAGAATCGATCTTTGGACAAAAGATATGCCTTACGATGAAATGAAACGTTTCTTTTATGAAACCCTACAAACAATGGGAGACTCTTTCCTAAGGTCATCTGGTGGTGATCCAATGGCTGAAAAAATAATCGCTGACCTACGTGATTATTGTGCGCATTATGCTGACAAGATGGAAATCTTGGAACAACAAAATTAA
- a CDS encoding ligand-binding sensor domain-containing protein — MRIAIYYFFALICCTLTVSAQKRIYNFLHFTEKDGLASNEIAGLEEDSNGLIWITSKRGLSYFDGRTFRDIKFEENPEILTNYLGSIAIDQKNRIWITTNSRGLICYDRTKPKGENLSVFSAKVSDVGLIKTNLYDVLASKSGLIYFSGQETDLQCLNPETGEIKQLPMPGIKSKNYLSIYTIKEDNQGNIWLGTRYDGLICYNPIKNTAKQLNLENTGENGVGGFVFQPEKFYAGYYDHDLISADYNFSDIKTAILNWDKNVDYYDNFISAMSFWQAENKILIGHVSKGIYTYQIDAKKIDFISWQDLMPELPKPSRVHTFCPVKDGYWVGTESGLFFYSAKLNKINNLIPAESNDPILELFDWKNKTWYRTEKSFGEISSDLSFSKSNFSLAGIKLGQVNNNDGSHLFFFHRSRYI; from the coding sequence TTGAGGATAGCTATTTATTATTTCTTTGCGCTTATCTGTTGCACCTTGACGGTCAGTGCCCAGAAAAGAATCTATAATTTCCTGCATTTTACAGAAAAAGATGGTTTGGCAAGCAACGAAATTGCAGGATTGGAAGAAGATAGTAATGGGTTGATATGGATAACCAGCAAGAGAGGCTTATCATATTTTGATGGCCGTACATTTAGGGATATCAAATTCGAGGAAAATCCCGAGATATTGACCAACTATCTCGGAAGCATTGCTATTGACCAAAAAAATCGAATTTGGATTACTACCAATAGCAGGGGACTAATCTGTTATGATAGAACTAAACCTAAAGGAGAGAATTTAAGTGTCTTTTCAGCTAAAGTGAGTGATGTAGGACTTATTAAAACCAACCTCTATGATGTATTAGCTTCTAAATCAGGATTGATTTACTTCTCCGGACAAGAAACAGATCTGCAATGTCTGAATCCGGAAACAGGAGAGATTAAACAATTGCCAATGCCTGGTATTAAGTCCAAAAACTACCTTTCTATTTATACCATAAAAGAAGATAATCAAGGCAATATTTGGCTGGGAACAAGGTATGATGGGTTGATTTGTTATAACCCAATTAAAAACACAGCTAAGCAACTCAATCTTGAAAATACCGGAGAAAATGGAGTCGGTGGGTTTGTGTTCCAACCTGAAAAATTCTATGCCGGATATTACGATCATGATTTAATATCGGCTGATTATAATTTCAGTGATATAAAAACTGCAATCTTAAATTGGGATAAGAATGTAGATTATTATGATAATTTTATTAGTGCGATGTCTTTTTGGCAAGCAGAAAACAAAATTTTAATTGGTCATGTCTCCAAAGGAATCTATACTTATCAGATTGATGCTAAAAAAATTGATTTTATAAGTTGGCAAGACCTCATGCCCGAATTGCCCAAACCTTCTAGGGTCCATACTTTCTGTCCTGTGAAGGATGGATATTGGGTCGGAACTGAATCCGGGCTATTTTTCTATTCAGCGAAATTGAACAAAATAAACAACTTAATTCCTGCTGAATCAAATGATCCAATTCTAGAACTTTTTGATTGGAAAAATAAAACTTGGTATAGAACAGAAAAGAGTTTTGGAGAGATTTCATCAGATCTTTCCTTTAGTAAATCGAATTTTTCTTTAGCTGGAATTAAGTTGGGCCAAGTGAATAACAACGATGGAAGCCATCTATTTTTCTTCCATAGATCAAGGTATATTTGA
- a CDS encoding S46 family peptidase: MKINYASKYSGVANYWKNRQGMIDALKKHKTAAAKRKQEKKFNKWANRAENKEKYGQVLAVINDYYAKTNEDARHDNYLMGMLRSSTFAAMPASLGAGLKQYAQENEAKRKEMAPRLEAFINDNYEKAYMPLEVDVLADELNLYAAKGGEIAPYVREMASKNSGNFQSDIQSAFDNSVFGSKEKLAAYLKNPDAKVIDEDPLFKLSSALMAKYRETSPETEKLNDEFLTASRKYIAGVLEMDPKGKYYPDANSTLRLTYGTIRALPKDKRNDAKENFYTTLKGTIAKYKPGDEEFDLPKKLMELYENKDYGRYADKNGYLPVNFLSDQDITGGNSGSPVLNGKGELIGLAFDGNIEAMAGDVIFDPKLQRTISVDIRYVLFIIDKFAGAQNIIDELQIVE; this comes from the coding sequence GTGAAGATTAATTATGCTTCAAAATATTCAGGTGTAGCAAACTACTGGAAAAACAGACAGGGGATGATCGATGCCCTTAAAAAGCATAAAACAGCAGCTGCAAAACGCAAGCAGGAGAAGAAATTCAACAAATGGGCAAACCGTGCTGAAAATAAAGAAAAGTATGGTCAAGTTTTAGCAGTCATCAACGATTATTATGCTAAGACCAATGAGGATGCTAGACATGACAATTACCTAATGGGAATGTTACGTTCATCCACATTTGCTGCTATGCCAGCTTCTCTAGGTGCAGGTTTAAAACAATACGCACAGGAGAACGAGGCTAAACGCAAAGAAATGGCTCCTCGTCTTGAAGCTTTTATCAATGACAACTATGAGAAGGCTTATATGCCTTTGGAAGTAGATGTTTTGGCAGACGAATTAAATCTATATGCCGCAAAAGGAGGTGAAATCGCTCCTTATGTTCGTGAAATGGCGAGCAAGAATTCAGGAAACTTTCAGTCTGATATTCAGTCGGCATTTGACAATAGTGTTTTCGGATCAAAAGAAAAATTGGCTGCCTATCTAAAGAATCCTGATGCAAAAGTGATTGATGAAGATCCACTTTTCAAATTATCATCAGCATTGATGGCTAAGTATCGTGAGACATCTCCTGAAACAGAAAAATTGAACGATGAGTTCTTAACAGCATCTCGCAAATACATTGCAGGGGTATTAGAAATGGATCCTAAAGGCAAGTATTATCCAGATGCTAACTCTACATTACGCTTAACTTATGGCACAATTAGAGCATTGCCTAAAGATAAACGCAATGATGCTAAGGAAAATTTTTACACAACATTAAAAGGTACAATTGCGAAATACAAACCGGGAGATGAAGAGTTTGATTTACCTAAAAAATTAATGGAACTATATGAAAACAAGGATTATGGGCGTTATGCTGATAAGAATGGTTATCTACCAGTTAACTTTTTGAGTGATCAGGATATTACTGGTGGTAACTCGGGTTCACCAGTTTTAAATGGAAAAGGCGAATTAATTGGCTTGGCTTTTGATGGAAACATTGAAGCAATGGCTGGAGACGTGATTTTTGATCCTAAGTTGCAACGTACAATTTCGGTTGATATCCGATATGTTCTTTTCATAATTGACAAGTTTGCGGGTGCTCAAAACATCATCGACGAATTGCAAATAGTAGAGTAG
- a CDS encoding S46 family peptidase: MPRHTGDFSIFRVYADKDGNPAEYSKDNVPLKPKKFLPISIKGFQDGDFSMILGYPGRTNRWMNAGGIDQNVNFAYPAWVEASKVGMDAMKKHMDKGPSCED; encoded by the coding sequence ATGCCACGCCATACGGGTGACTTCTCGATCTTTAGAGTCTATGCTGACAAAGATGGTAACCCTGCAGAGTATTCTAAGGACAATGTTCCGTTAAAACCGAAGAAATTTCTTCCAATAAGCATCAAAGGTTTCCAAGATGGTGATTTTTCTATGATCTTGGGATACCCTGGTCGTACAAACCGTTGGATGAATGCTGGCGGAATTGATCAGAATGTGAATTTTGCTTACCCGGCTTGGGTTGAAGCATCTAAGGTTGGTATGGATGCCATGAAAAAACACATGGATAAAGGACCAAGCTGTGAAGATTAA
- a CDS encoding EVE domain-containing protein: MDYFLVKSEPFKYSWEQFNKDGETFWDGVRNYQARNNLKAMKKGDLVLFYHSNEGKEVVGMAKVVKEFYQDPTTEDERWVVVDLAPVETFKNPVTLETIKADPLLQDIALVRQGRLSVMPLKKEEFDRIVELGNPE; encoded by the coding sequence ATGGATTACTTTTTAGTGAAATCAGAACCTTTTAAATATAGTTGGGAGCAGTTTAATAAAGACGGGGAGACCTTTTGGGATGGTGTACGAAACTATCAAGCCAGAAATAACCTTAAAGCCATGAAAAAAGGTGATTTGGTCCTTTTCTATCATAGTAATGAAGGTAAAGAAGTGGTAGGAATGGCAAAAGTGGTCAAAGAATTCTATCAAGATCCTACAACTGAAGATGAACGTTGGGTCGTTGTTGATCTGGCACCTGTAGAAACTTTCAAAAATCCAGTCACATTGGAGACCATTAAAGCAGATCCTTTGTTGCAAGATATAGCACTTGTCAGGCAAGGCAGGTTATCAGTTATGCCACTCAAAAAAGAAGAGTTCGACAGAATCGTAGAACTCGGAAATCCAGAATAG
- a CDS encoding sensor histidine kinase, whose amino-acid sequence MVKVRDQFGNWSPHIKKIDLELASHWYATIWFKIFFILLFVSAISLFYFYRIKEHKKINKLQADYNLKLKDELTRNATKIKEQAAAIEKEKQERLENDYKQKLFESELKAVRSQMNPHFIFNVLNSIEAYVVEKDSKSASDLIQKFAKISRLVLENSQYSTVSLKSEIELLKLYLELEQERFNQAFEFELEIQQALLDDNKSIPSMLIQPLVENAVHHGVRHLQGRRGLIKIKMNEVKEKIIIQILDNGVGFSPQAKYKSTSFKQSSFGIKGVQERINIINSNSSNQVASLEIVKEAKGSDFVTKVIITLPSTSKTAYPDT is encoded by the coding sequence ATGGTCAAGGTGCGGGATCAATTTGGAAATTGGTCTCCACATATCAAAAAAATAGATTTAGAATTAGCCTCACATTGGTATGCAACCATTTGGTTTAAAATATTCTTTATTCTGCTTTTTGTGTCGGCTATCAGCTTATTCTACTTCTACAGGATTAAAGAGCATAAAAAAATAAATAAACTGCAGGCAGATTATAATTTAAAATTGAAAGATGAACTGACGAGAAATGCTACGAAGATCAAAGAACAAGCTGCAGCAATTGAAAAAGAAAAACAAGAGCGATTGGAGAATGATTATAAACAAAAACTTTTTGAGAGTGAGCTAAAAGCAGTCCGCTCTCAAATGAATCCTCATTTTATATTCAATGTTTTAAATTCCATTGAAGCCTATGTGGTCGAAAAAGATAGTAAAAGTGCAAGTGATTTAATTCAGAAATTCGCTAAGATTAGCCGCCTCGTACTTGAAAATTCACAGTACTCCACCGTTAGTCTAAAATCTGAGATTGAATTATTAAAACTATATCTTGAATTGGAACAAGAACGGTTCAATCAAGCATTTGAATTTGAATTGGAGATTCAGCAAGCCCTTCTGGACGATAACAAATCCATACCTTCCATGCTAATTCAACCATTAGTTGAAAATGCCGTACATCATGGTGTTAGGCATCTCCAAGGAAGAAGGGGCTTGATAAAAATTAAAATGAACGAGGTCAAAGAAAAAATTATTATACAGATATTGGACAATGGAGTTGGCTTTAGTCCTCAAGCGAAATATAAATCTACTTCTTTTAAGCAGAGTTCTTTCGGAATAAAAGGTGTGCAGGAAAGAATTAATATTATAAATAGCAACTCATCAAATCAAGTCGCTTCATTAGAGATTGTTAAGGAAGCAAAAGGTTCTGACTTTGTTACCAAAGTTATTATTACTTTGCCATCAACCTCTAAAACAGCATATCCAGATACTTAG
- a CDS encoding M20/M25/M40 family metallo-hydrolase has product MSTDKMLGRETGMKGSSKAADYVEKYFKKYKLEPKGENGYRQNFTAKVTRVKVDNPERKSDNIIGFLDNNAPYTIVIGAHYDHLGTGHIGGSRDSLGVGKIHNGADDNASGVAGLLELARHYSSNDVKEPYNMLFIGFGAEELGLLGSKYFTENPTVSLDSIQWMLNMDMIGRYNPENGLAVIGYGTSSAFPKIFEGITSSIKFNKSKDGNGGSDQTSFYKKNIPVLFFHTGGHDDYHKPSDDEDKIDYKAMEAILKLEIDVLDNSMKQPKMDFQWTN; this is encoded by the coding sequence GCCGATTACGTTGAGAAATACTTTAAAAAATATAAACTTGAACCTAAAGGTGAAAATGGCTATAGGCAGAACTTCACAGCAAAAGTAACTCGCGTAAAAGTTGACAATCCTGAGAGAAAATCTGATAACATCATTGGATTCTTGGACAACAATGCTCCATATACCATTGTTATCGGTGCACATTATGACCATCTTGGCACTGGTCATATCGGTGGTTCCAGAGATTCTTTGGGCGTAGGAAAAATCCACAACGGTGCCGACGACAATGCATCAGGAGTGGCCGGTTTGTTAGAGTTAGCTCGTCATTATTCCAGCAATGATGTAAAAGAGCCCTATAATATGTTGTTTATCGGCTTTGGCGCCGAAGAATTAGGGTTGTTAGGGTCAAAATATTTCACTGAAAATCCAACTGTTTCCTTAGACTCTATTCAATGGATGTTGAATATGGATATGATTGGAAGATATAATCCTGAGAATGGATTGGCCGTTATTGGATATGGAACCAGCTCTGCATTTCCAAAGATTTTCGAAGGAATTACCAGCTCTATTAAATTCAACAAAAGTAAAGATGGAAACGGAGGGTCTGACCAGACCTCCTTTTATAAAAAGAATATTCCAGTTCTATTTTTTCATACAGGTGGTCATGATGATTATCACAAACCTTCTGATGATGAAGACAAAATTGATTATAAGGCCATGGAGGCTATTCTTAAGCTAGAAATAGATGTTCTAGACAATTCGATGAAACAACCGAAAATGGATTTCCAATGGACAAATTAA
- a CDS encoding DEAD/DEAH box helicase: MASFEDFKFNKQILNAITEAGYTIPTEIQQKAITPILAGQDVMGIAQTGTGKTAAFVLPMLMKLKYAQGNDPRALILSPTRELAMQIEEHIKLFSTYLDLRTVLLYGGLGPKTQKEQLAKGCDIIVATPGRFLDLYLEGDINVKSLKFLVLDEADKMMDMGFIGKIHRVLEIVPRKRQNLLFSATMSELVRKIAGDFLAFPTVIEVTEQATPAQTVTQELYHVPNLKTKINLLQHLFKDDETFSRIIVFCKTKVVADRIYSFLERKYGPDEVRVIHANKGQNTRINSINAFKDGEVRILVATDVAARGLDVSQVSHVINFDVPIVIEDYVHRIGRTGRAFQTGDAITFCNPAEEYYVAKIEKLIRQSIPVKELPEDVFVEKTPFDEKQAIDREIDNQKKKDNPDFKGAFHEKKYAPKTNNAKKSTRGKAKSFNKGNSKPGKKR, encoded by the coding sequence ATGGCGTCATTTGAAGACTTTAAATTTAACAAGCAAATCCTAAATGCGATAACCGAAGCAGGTTATACAATTCCTACTGAAATCCAGCAAAAGGCGATTACTCCAATACTGGCAGGACAGGATGTGATGGGTATTGCACAGACCGGGACAGGTAAAACAGCGGCATTTGTTCTTCCCATGTTGATGAAGCTCAAATATGCTCAAGGGAATGACCCTAGGGCATTGATCTTGAGCCCAACGCGTGAACTTGCGATGCAGATCGAAGAGCATATCAAATTATTCTCAACTTATCTAGATCTTAGAACAGTCCTACTATATGGCGGTCTGGGACCTAAAACCCAAAAAGAACAATTGGCAAAAGGTTGTGATATTATTGTGGCAACACCTGGAAGGTTCCTAGATTTGTACTTGGAAGGGGATATCAATGTAAAAAGCTTGAAATTCTTAGTTCTGGATGAAGCCGATAAAATGATGGACATGGGATTTATAGGAAAAATCCACCGTGTCCTTGAGATAGTACCTCGAAAAAGACAAAATCTACTCTTCTCGGCAACAATGAGTGAATTGGTGAGAAAAATAGCTGGTGATTTCCTGGCATTCCCTACGGTCATTGAAGTAACAGAACAGGCAACTCCCGCACAAACAGTGACTCAAGAACTCTATCATGTGCCCAATCTTAAAACAAAAATCAATTTATTGCAACATTTGTTTAAAGATGATGAAACCTTCAGTAGAATAATCGTCTTTTGTAAAACTAAAGTCGTCGCTGACCGGATATATTCATTCTTGGAAAGAAAATATGGTCCTGATGAGGTACGTGTAATCCATGCAAATAAAGGACAGAATACACGGATTAATTCAATAAACGCATTTAAGGATGGAGAAGTGAGAATTTTGGTAGCCACAGATGTTGCAGCACGCGGACTGGATGTTTCTCAAGTAAGTCATGTCATCAATTTTGATGTACCCATCGTTATCGAAGATTATGTACACCGCATAGGTAGAACAGGCAGAGCGTTCCAAACGGGGGATGCAATCACATTCTGTAATCCGGCGGAAGAATATTATGTGGCCAAGATTGAAAAATTAATTAGGCAGTCTATTCCTGTGAAAGAACTTCCTGAAGATGTGTTTGTTGAAAAAACACCTTTTGATGAAAAACAGGCAATAGATAGGGAAATAGATAATCAAAAGAAAAAAGATAACCCTGACTTCAAAGGTGCGTTTCATGAAAAGAAATATGCCCCGAAGACTAATAATGCTAAAAAATCAACCCGTGGTAAAGCAAAATCCTTTAATAAAGGGAATAGCAAACCCGGCAAAAAAAGATGA
- a CDS encoding LytR/AlgR family response regulator transcription factor: MDALKANALDYLLKPVNNEELKKAISKLEQKLVQKEKLRKADLIENRPHLSRIALPTAEGIHLVKKDDILKVEAMSNYSIFFLNNLSKIIVSRTLKEFEILFEHTQLLRVNRSVIVNLDYIVKYKKGEGGTIEMMDGSEIEVSPSKKKQLMDRLFTAF, encoded by the coding sequence TTGGATGCATTAAAAGCTAATGCCTTGGATTATTTATTAAAACCGGTAAATAATGAGGAGTTGAAAAAAGCGATCAGTAAGTTAGAACAGAAATTAGTCCAAAAAGAAAAATTACGAAAGGCAGATTTGATTGAAAATCGCCCACATTTATCACGGATTGCTCTACCGACCGCCGAAGGGATTCACCTAGTCAAAAAGGATGATATCCTTAAAGTAGAGGCAATGAGCAATTACAGCATCTTCTTTTTAAACAATCTCTCGAAAATAATAGTCTCAAGGACCCTGAAAGAATTTGAAATACTATTTGAACATACACAACTTTTAAGAGTAAATAGAAGCGTTATTGTAAATCTTGATTATATAGTTAAATATAAAAAAGGAGAGGGCGGAACAATTGAAATGATGGATGGTTCTGAAATCGAAGTTTCCCCAAGTAAGAAAAAACAATTAATGGATAGGTTATTTACAGCTTTTTAA